The Kordia sp. SMS9 genome window below encodes:
- the lptB gene encoding LPS export ABC transporter ATP-binding protein, which produces MILRADSIMKSYKGRKVVKGISLEVNQGEIVGLLGPNGAGKTTSFYMIVGLIKPNGGKIFLDDMEITKFPMYKRAQNGIGYLAQEASVFRKLSIEENILSVLQLTKMSKKEQLRKMESLIEEFGLGHIRKNRGDLLSGGERRRTEIARALATDPKFVLLDEPFAGVDPVAVEDIQRIIAHLKNKNIGILITDHNVQETLAITDRTYLMFEGSILKAGKPKELAEDEMVRKVYLGQNFELREKKLDFEQTSTEE; this is translated from the coding sequence ATGATTTTAAGAGCCGATAGTATCATGAAGTCCTACAAAGGACGAAAAGTTGTAAAAGGAATTTCTCTGGAAGTAAACCAAGGAGAAATTGTAGGATTGTTAGGTCCGAATGGAGCTGGAAAAACAACTTCTTTCTACATGATTGTAGGATTGATAAAGCCTAACGGTGGAAAAATCTTTTTGGACGATATGGAAATCACTAAATTTCCGATGTACAAACGTGCGCAAAACGGCATTGGGTATTTGGCACAAGAAGCTTCTGTATTTCGTAAATTAAGCATTGAAGAAAATATTTTGAGTGTGTTGCAATTGACAAAAATGTCCAAAAAAGAACAACTTCGCAAAATGGAATCATTGATAGAAGAATTTGGTTTGGGACACATTCGTAAAAACCGTGGCGATTTGTTGTCTGGTGGCGAACGAAGACGAACAGAAATTGCACGCGCATTGGCTACAGATCCTAAATTTGTCTTGTTAGACGAACCTTTTGCAGGAGTCGATCCAGTTGCCGTAGAAGACATTCAACGCATCATAGCGCATTTAAAAAATAAAAATATCGGAATTCTCATTACAGATCACAACGTACAGGAAACACTTGCCATTACAGATAGAACCTATTTAATGTTTGAAGGAAGCATCCTAAAAGCAGGAAAACCTAAAGAACTTGCAGAAGACGAAATGGTTCGAAAAGTATATCTTGGACAAAACTTCGAGTTGCGCGAAAAGAAATTGGATTTTGAACAAACATCTACAGAAGAATAG
- a CDS encoding SIS domain-containing protein: protein MKYKDSIISVAKQTIETEYNAIKNLIPLIDSEFAEAVSYIYNSNGRVVVTGIGKSANIATKIVATLNSTGTPAIFMHAADAIHGDLGIIQEHDTVICISKSGNTPEIKVLVPLIKNSNNKLIAITSNKESFLGIQADYVLHAYVEKEACPNGLAPTTSTTAQLVLGDALAICLLELRGFSSKDFAKYHPGGALGKKLYLRVNDMSSVNLKPKVFANSSVKDVIVEISKGMLGATAVVDKANEIIGVITDGDIRRMLSNNDFIGDLKAENIMTANPKRIDIDAMAVEALEVMEDKGISQILVESQGKYAGIVHLHDLVKEGIL from the coding sequence TTGAAATATAAAGATAGTATTATTAGTGTTGCCAAGCAAACCATTGAAACAGAATATAATGCGATAAAAAATTTAATTCCCTTGATTGACAGTGAGTTTGCCGAAGCAGTCTCATACATTTACAACTCTAACGGACGCGTAGTCGTAACTGGAATTGGAAAAAGCGCTAACATTGCTACAAAAATTGTGGCAACATTAAATTCTACCGGAACGCCTGCTATTTTCATGCATGCTGCAGATGCTATACATGGCGATTTAGGAATCATTCAAGAACACGATACGGTAATTTGCATCTCCAAAAGTGGTAATACACCTGAAATCAAAGTGTTAGTTCCATTAATAAAGAACAGCAACAACAAATTGATTGCAATCACATCTAACAAAGAATCTTTTTTAGGAATACAAGCCGATTATGTATTGCATGCGTATGTGGAAAAAGAAGCGTGTCCCAATGGTTTAGCACCTACAACAAGTACAACAGCGCAATTGGTTTTAGGCGATGCACTTGCAATTTGCTTGTTGGAATTACGAGGATTTTCTAGTAAAGATTTTGCAAAATATCATCCTGGTGGCGCCTTAGGTAAAAAATTATACTTACGTGTAAATGACATGTCTTCGGTCAATCTAAAACCAAAAGTATTTGCAAATAGCTCTGTAAAAGATGTAATTGTCGAAATTTCCAAAGGCATGTTAGGTGCCACAGCTGTTGTTGACAAAGCCAATGAAATTATTGGAGTCATTACTGACGGAGATATCCGTAGAATGTTATCGAACAATGACTTTATTGGCGATTTAAAAGCTGAAAACATCATGACGGCGAATCCGAAACGAATTGACATTGACGCGATGGCAGTAGAAGCCCTGGAAGTCATGGAAGACAAAGGAATTTCACAAATATTGGTAGAATCGCAAGGAAAATACGCAGGAATCGTACATTTGCATGATTTAGTAAAAGAAGGCATACTCTAA
- the tatC gene encoding twin-arginine translocase subunit TatC: MGKNKNEMSFLGHLEELRWHLIRSFVAIVIIASVIFVFITPIYDHFLVVHLDGEFVTYKFFCDAFQLFGVESDFCTLNFDDKLVNLSVTGQFTMAIWTSLILGLILAFPYILYEAWKFIAPGLSPKERKRSRWFIFLASLLFLFGLLFSYYVIMPMSSYFFYNFSVTETIKNTITVQSHISLLTNTLLGISLVFELPLIIYFLAKLGLITPAFLRKYRKHAIVVVLILSAIITPPDVASQIVVAIPIMMLYQVGIVIAKRVEKNYKKKFKHG, from the coding sequence ATGGGGAAAAATAAAAACGAAATGTCGTTCTTAGGACATTTAGAAGAACTAAGATGGCATTTAATTCGAAGCTTTGTAGCAATTGTAATCATTGCTAGTGTTATTTTTGTATTCATTACGCCTATTTACGACCATTTTTTAGTAGTGCATTTGGATGGTGAATTTGTAACGTATAAATTTTTCTGTGATGCTTTTCAATTATTTGGTGTTGAAAGTGACTTTTGTACACTTAATTTTGATGATAAACTCGTCAATTTGAGCGTTACCGGACAATTTACCATGGCAATTTGGACATCGCTCATTTTAGGATTAATCCTAGCATTTCCATACATTTTATATGAAGCTTGGAAATTTATTGCTCCCGGTTTGAGTCCGAAAGAACGTAAAAGATCGCGTTGGTTTATCTTTTTGGCTTCGCTCCTATTTTTATTCGGATTACTATTCAGTTATTATGTAATCATGCCAATGTCATCGTATTTTTTCTATAATTTTTCGGTGACCGAAACGATCAAAAACACCATTACGGTACAATCGCACATAAGCTTACTAACCAACACATTGTTAGGGATTTCATTAGTTTTTGAATTGCCGCTCATTATTTATTTCTTGGCAAAATTAGGATTGATCACACCTGCGTTTTTACGCAAATATAGAAAACACGCTATTGTAGTCGTATTGATACTTTCCGCTATTATTACACCACCCGATGTAGCGAGTCAAATCGTCGTGGCAATTCCAATAATGATGTTGTATCAAGTTGGAATCGTTATCGCAAAAAGAGTAGAAAAAAATTATAAAAAGAAATTTAAACATGGCTAA
- a CDS encoding ATP-dependent DNA helicase RecQ yields the protein MSLVEIDLYKELKKHFGFGQFKGLQEEVIKSIISDQNTFVIMPTGGGKSLCYQLPALMKEGTAIVVSPLIALMKNQVDALRGISSQDGIAHVLNSSLTKAEIRQVKEDITNGITKLLYVAPESLTKEENVEFLRTVTISFMAVDEAHCISEWGHDFRPEYRNLKTIIKKIGDDIPIIGLTATATPKVQEDILKNLGMSDANTFKASFNRPNLFYEVRPKTKNVDVDIIRFVKQNQGKSGIIYCLSRKRVEELAQVLQVNGIDAVPYHAGLDPKKRAKHQDMFLMEDCDVVVATIAFGMGIDKPDVRFVIHHDIPKSIESYYQETGRAGRDGGEGHCLAFYSYKDIEKLEKFMSGKPVAEQEIGHALLQEVVAYAETSISRRKFILHYFGEEFPDDGDGAEMDDNVRNPKKKVEAKDQVVTLLKIIQLTKQTYKSRNVVNVLTGNENALIKSHKTHLQPFFGNGTSHDDKYWMALIRQVLVAGLLRKDIETYGVIKLTEAGIAFIEQPTSFMMTEDHSFEQANDDKIITASKGSGAVADQQLMSMLKDLRKKVSKRLGVPPFVVFQDPSLEDMALKYPISTEEMKNIHGVGDGKAKKYGKDFINFIKKYVDENDIVRPDDLVVKSTGMNSGLKLYIIQSVDRKLPLDDIASAKGLEMPAFIKEMEQIVYSGTKLNITYWIDDILDEDQQEEIYEYFLEAETDKISDAMEEFDGDYDDEELRLYRIKFISEVAN from the coding sequence ATGAGTTTAGTAGAAATTGACTTATACAAGGAACTAAAGAAGCACTTCGGGTTCGGTCAATTCAAAGGACTACAGGAAGAAGTTATTAAAAGCATTATCAGCGACCAAAATACCTTCGTTATCATGCCTACTGGTGGCGGTAAATCTTTATGTTACCAATTGCCAGCGTTGATGAAAGAAGGTACAGCCATCGTTGTTTCTCCCCTAATTGCCTTAATGAAGAACCAAGTAGATGCCTTGCGCGGGATTTCCTCCCAAGATGGTATTGCTCATGTGTTAAATTCTTCGCTTACGAAAGCGGAGATTCGACAAGTTAAAGAAGATATTACAAATGGAATTACAAAATTATTGTATGTAGCTCCAGAATCATTAACCAAAGAAGAAAATGTAGAGTTTTTACGAACCGTCACTATTTCTTTTATGGCGGTTGATGAAGCCCACTGTATTTCAGAATGGGGACACGATTTTCGCCCAGAATACAGAAATTTAAAAACAATTATTAAAAAGATTGGAGACGATATTCCTATTATCGGTCTCACAGCAACGGCAACACCTAAAGTACAAGAAGACATCTTGAAAAATTTAGGAATGTCGGACGCCAACACGTTTAAAGCGTCTTTTAATAGACCTAATTTATTTTATGAAGTGCGGCCCAAAACGAAAAATGTCGATGTAGATATTATTCGTTTTGTAAAGCAGAATCAAGGGAAAAGCGGAATTATCTATTGCTTGAGTCGGAAACGTGTAGAAGAGTTGGCGCAAGTACTTCAAGTTAATGGAATTGATGCAGTTCCGTATCACGCAGGTTTAGATCCTAAGAAACGAGCCAAACATCAAGATATGTTTTTGATGGAAGATTGTGATGTGGTAGTTGCTACAATTGCTTTTGGTATGGGAATCGATAAACCTGATGTGCGCTTTGTGATACATCATGATATTCCAAAAAGTATTGAGAGTTATTATCAAGAAACGGGTAGAGCTGGTCGTGATGGTGGCGAAGGTCACTGTTTGGCATTCTATTCCTATAAAGATATTGAGAAGCTAGAAAAATTTATGTCTGGAAAACCTGTGGCAGAGCAGGAGATTGGTCATGCTTTACTGCAAGAAGTAGTCGCGTATGCGGAAACCTCTATTTCTCGACGCAAGTTTATTTTACACTATTTTGGTGAAGAATTTCCAGATGATGGAGATGGTGCTGAGATGGACGACAATGTTCGGAATCCAAAAAAGAAAGTGGAAGCGAAAGATCAAGTTGTCACATTGTTGAAAATCATTCAACTCACAAAGCAGACCTATAAATCTCGGAATGTGGTGAATGTGTTAACAGGCAATGAAAATGCTTTGATTAAATCGCACAAAACACACTTGCAACCTTTCTTTGGAAATGGTACATCGCATGATGACAAATATTGGATGGCGTTGATTCGTCAAGTTTTAGTCGCTGGTTTGTTACGAAAAGATATTGAAACCTACGGAGTTATTAAGTTGACGGAAGCTGGTATTGCCTTTATAGAACAGCCGACATCTTTTATGATGACCGAAGATCACAGTTTTGAGCAAGCCAATGATGATAAAATTATTACAGCTTCTAAAGGTAGTGGTGCAGTAGCTGATCAACAATTGATGAGCATGTTGAAAGATTTGCGTAAAAAAGTTTCAAAACGTTTAGGTGTGCCACCATTTGTAGTTTTTCAAGATCCATCATTGGAAGACATGGCATTAAAATATCCAATTTCAACCGAAGAAATGAAAAATATTCATGGAGTTGGAGATGGGAAAGCAAAAAAATACGGAAAAGATTTTATCAATTTCATCAAAAAGTATGTTGATGAAAATGATATTGTGCGTCCAGATGATTTGGTAGTCAAAAGTACCGGAATGAATTCTGGCTTGAAACTTTATATCATTCAAAGTGTAGATAGAAAACTTCCGCTAGATGATATTGCTTCTGCCAAAGGTTTGGAAATGCCTGCTTTTATTAAAGAAATGGAGCAAATTGTATACAGCGGAACTAAATTGAATATTACGTATTGGATTGATGACATTTTAGATGAAGACCAGCAAGAAGAAATTTACGAATATTTTTTAGAAGCTGAAACTGATAAGATTTCTGATGCTATGGAGGAATTTGATGGTGATTACGACGACGAAGAACTGCGTTTGTATCGCATCAAATTTATTAGTGAAGTTGCGAATTAG
- a CDS encoding carboxymuconolactone decarboxylase family protein, with amino-acid sequence MANQVEEFNAYRAEMNDKILADNNKIIKRIFNLDTNAFTAGALDVQTKELLGLVASTVLRCDDCIKYHLESCYKEGLGKEKVVETLSIATLIGGTIVIPHLRRAYEYWEALEAQS; translated from the coding sequence ATGGCTAATCAAGTAGAAGAATTCAATGCCTACAGAGCTGAAATGAATGACAAAATTTTAGCAGACAATAACAAAATCATCAAACGAATTTTCAATTTAGACACCAATGCTTTTACGGCTGGAGCGCTAGATGTACAAACCAAAGAATTACTCGGTTTGGTAGCTTCTACGGTATTGCGCTGTGACGATTGTATCAAATATCACTTGGAATCTTGCTACAAAGAAGGGTTGGGCAAAGAAAAGGTAGTAGAAACGTTAAGTATTGCTACTTTAATTGGTGGAACTATTGTAATTCCACATTTGCGTAGAGCATACGAATATTGGGAAGCGTTGGAAGCTCAGAGTTAG
- a CDS encoding CDP-alcohol phosphatidyltransferase family protein translates to MKKHIPNFITLLNLFCGCLAVIFAVKNQLEAAALFVFLGIFFDFFDGLAARLLNVQSEFGLQLDSLADMITSGVVPGIVMYQLFNRALNIHEEVNNGHSWSDTWHWLENEVHLLPLFGLVITLASAYRLAKFNIDENQASSFIGLPTPANTLLIISFPLILAYQGNTTINDIILNKWFLIVITIVSAYLLNAKIPLFALKFKDWSFKNNAVKYIFLLISALLLVFLQFAGIPVIIILYVVISLFKK, encoded by the coding sequence ATCAAAAAACACATTCCAAATTTTATTACATTGTTGAATTTATTTTGCGGATGTTTGGCAGTAATTTTTGCAGTGAAAAATCAATTAGAAGCGGCGGCACTTTTTGTGTTTTTAGGAATCTTTTTTGATTTTTTTGACGGTTTAGCAGCCAGATTGTTAAATGTGCAAAGCGAATTTGGTTTACAGTTAGATTCGCTTGCAGATATGATTACCAGTGGTGTTGTTCCTGGAATTGTCATGTATCAGTTATTCAACCGAGCTTTAAACATTCATGAAGAAGTGAACAATGGACATTCGTGGTCAGACACGTGGCATTGGTTGGAAAATGAAGTGCATTTGTTGCCACTTTTCGGACTTGTCATAACTTTGGCGTCTGCGTATCGTTTGGCAAAATTCAACATTGACGAAAACCAAGCGTCATCTTTTATCGGACTGCCAACACCAGCGAATACCTTGTTGATTATTTCTTTTCCATTAATATTAGCCTATCAAGGAAATACAACCATAAACGATATCATTCTCAACAAATGGTTTCTCATTGTCATCACCATTGTGAGTGCGTATTTACTAAACGCCAAAATTCCGCTTTTTGCGTTAAAATTTAAAGATTGGAGTTTTAAAAACAACGCCGTAAAATATATTTTTTTACTCATTAGTGCATTGCTTTTGGTTTTTCTTCAATTCGCTGGCATTCCTGTAATCATTATTTTATACGTAGTAATTTCTTTATTTAAAAAATAA
- a CDS encoding right-handed parallel beta-helix repeat-containing protein, with translation MLIDITSSPYNASADGTHDDTKALKAAFETIANNGGGTVEFPKNAFVCISEALNLPSNIHITTASGKARIKYYNAANEETKYLFLGNKISNVTISNIAFDTQHQSPAVAAILINGYGKEALENSQISIENCEFKGINKKGACAVRVQKTNGITVKNCLFEDSYIGIGLWRRNSTITIHDNIFTDSMLNNAIRLTGTVDTKKPEYCDDVSIQDNHITVQAKKSVIQANGKPKGRPDSASGIYLTCGDKDYKASLHGGKSNFHCDVRIVQNRIEGPRLGFFNGGSADLFAIKDTKNFLCTKNVAIGSGDLGFAFERCHHGEVSHNTAEENNSCGIGFAGSTAIHVLHNKCGSNEQTRDGIYQNTPYGGIRIEYGSRDIFVENNVFYHLPSLPKVTQQYGVVIKYTYKNKIKHYPSNIKVGNNQSSDQVFGAVFNEADDTQFF, from the coding sequence ATGCTGATTGATATTACGAGTTCGCCTTATAACGCTTCCGCAGATGGAACGCATGATGATACGAAAGCGTTAAAAGCTGCTTTTGAAACTATTGCCAACAATGGCGGCGGCACTGTAGAATTTCCTAAAAATGCGTTTGTGTGTATTTCGGAAGCATTAAACTTACCGAGCAACATACATATCACTACGGCAAGTGGAAAAGCACGAATAAAGTATTATAATGCAGCAAATGAAGAAACAAAATATCTTTTTTTAGGGAACAAAATTTCCAATGTTACCATTTCTAATATTGCATTTGACACACAACACCAAAGTCCGGCAGTAGCGGCAATTTTAATAAATGGTTACGGCAAAGAAGCGCTAGAAAACTCACAAATATCCATCGAAAACTGTGAATTTAAAGGAATCAACAAAAAAGGTGCTTGTGCAGTTCGTGTGCAAAAAACAAATGGAATTACGGTAAAAAACTGCCTTTTTGAAGATAGTTATATCGGAATTGGTCTTTGGAGACGAAACTCTACTATAACCATTCACGATAATATTTTTACAGACAGCATGCTTAACAATGCCATTCGCCTTACGGGAACTGTTGATACTAAAAAACCTGAATACTGTGACGATGTTAGCATACAAGATAATCATATAACCGTACAAGCAAAAAAATCAGTCATTCAAGCCAATGGAAAACCAAAAGGACGCCCAGACAGTGCCAGTGGTATTTATTTGACATGTGGCGACAAAGATTACAAGGCAAGTTTACATGGTGGAAAATCTAACTTTCATTGCGATGTACGGATTGTTCAAAATCGAATAGAAGGTCCTAGATTGGGCTTTTTTAATGGTGGTTCTGCAGATTTATTTGCCATCAAAGACACTAAAAACTTTTTGTGTACTAAAAACGTTGCCATTGGTTCGGGCGATTTAGGTTTTGCTTTTGAACGTTGTCATCACGGAGAAGTCAGTCACAATACTGCTGAAGAAAATAATTCTTGTGGTATCGGATTTGCAGGTTCTACCGCAATACATGTTTTGCATAATAAATGTGGGAGCAACGAACAAACCAGAGATGGTATTTATCAAAACACGCCGTATGGTGGCATACGAATAGAATATGGAAGTCGTGATATTTTTGTAGAGAACAACGTATTTTACCATTTGCCATCACTACCGAAAGTAACACAACAATATGGTGTTGTTATTAAGTATACTTATAAAAATAAAATAAAACATTACCCAAGCAATATAAAAGTGGGCAACAACCAAAGTAGCGATCAAGTATTTGGAGCTGTTTTTAATGAAGCTGATGATACGCAGTTTTTTTAA